One window of Ailuropoda melanoleuca isolate Jingjing chromosome 3, ASM200744v2, whole genome shotgun sequence genomic DNA carries:
- the MED7 gene encoding mediator of RNA polymerase II transcription subunit 7, whose amino-acid sequence MGEPQQVSALPPPPMQYIKEYTDENIQEGLAPKPPPPIKDSYMMFGNQFQCDDLIIRPLESQGIERLHPMQFDHKKELRKLNMSILINFLDLLDILIRSPGSIKREEKLEDLKLLFVHVHHLINEYRPHQARETLRVMMEVQKRQRLETAERFQKHLERVIEMIQNCLASLPDDLPHSEAGMRVKTEPMDADSNNCTGQNEQQRENSGHRRDQIIEKDAALCVLIDEMNERP is encoded by the coding sequence ATGGGTGAGCCACAGCAAGTGAGTGCTCTTCCACCACCTCCGATGCAGTACATCAAGGAATATACAGACGAAAATATTCAGGAAGGCCTAGCTCCCAAGCCTCCACCTCCAATAAAAGACAGTTACATGATGTTTGGCAATCAGTTCCAATGTGATGATCTTATCATCCGCCCTTTAGAAAGTCAGGGCATCGAACGGCTTCATCCTATGCAGTTTGATCACAAGAAGGAACTGAGAAAACTCAATATGTCTATCCTTATTAATTTCTTAGACCTCTTAGATATCTTGATAAGGAGCCCTGGGAGTATAAAACGAGAAGAGAAACTAGAAGATCTTAAACTGCTTTTTGTACATGTGCATCATCTCATAAATGAATACCGACCCCACCAAGCAAGAGAGACGTTGAGAGTCATGATGGAGGTGCAGAAACGTCAACGCCTTGAAACAGCTGAGCGGTTTCAGAAGCATCTGGAACGAGTCATTGAGATGATTCAGAATTGCTTGGCTTCTTTGCCTGATGATTTGCCCCATTCAGAGGCAGGGATGAGAGTAAAAACTGAACCAATGGATGCTGATAGCAACAATTGTACTGGACAGAAtgaacagcaaagagaaaattcAGGGCATAGGAGAGACCAGATTATAGAGAAAGATGCTGCCTTGTGTGTCCTAAttgatgaaatgaatgaaagaccatGA
- the HAVCR2 gene encoding hepatitis A virus cellular receptor 2 isoform X2, translated as MLNQLKSPGTPRMSTFKNQMHTEVCKESMVSPLPFDCVLLGLLLLTGSLEGVYVAEVGQNADLPCVYSPTTSEALVPVCWGRGSCPVFECHSMVLSTDGRSLKYQTSNRYQLKRNIHKGDVSLTIENVTLADGGTYCCRIQFPGIMNDKKLNLELVIKPAKVTSAPTPRRDSTAAFPWILTTKGHGAETQTLEALHDKQQTQIPTLANELQDAGATTRIGVYIGAGVSAGLALLLIIGALILTWYSYSKEKLQNSSLVSLAKPPPSGLANTGAEGMRSQENIYIIEENIYEMEDPYEYYCYVNNGQQS; from the exons atgcttaaccaactgaagaGCCCAGGAACCCCCAGAATGTCCACTTTCAAGAACCAAATGCACACTGAAGTCTGTAAGG AATCCATGGTTTCACCTCTTCCCTTTGACTGCGTCCTGCTGGGTCTGCTACTACTCACAG GGTCTTTGGAAGGGGTATACGTAGCTGAAGTGGGTCAGAATGCTGATCTGCCCTGCGTCTACTCTCCAACCACTTCTGAAGCTCTTGTGCCCGTCTGCTGGGGCAGGGGATCCTGTCCTGTGTTCGAATGTCATAGTATGGTGCTCAGCACAGATGGAAGGAGCTTGAAATATCAGACCTCCAACAGATACCAGTTAAAGAGGAATATCCACAAGGGAGATGTGTCCTTGACTATAGAGAACGTGACTCTAGCCGACGGTGGGACCTATTGTTGCCGGATCCAATTCCCAGGCATAatgaatgataaaaaattaaacctGGAGTTGGTCATCAAACCAG CCAAGGTCACCTCTGCTCCGACGCCACGGAGAGACTCCACTGCAGCCTTTCCGTGGATCCTCACCACCAAGGGACATGGCGCAG AGACACAGACACTGGAGGCTCTCCATGATAAACAACAAACT CAAATACCCACATTGGCTAATGAGTTACAAGACGCTGGTGCGACCACCAGAATAGGCGTCTACATCGGAGCAGGGGTCTCTGCTGGACTGGCTCTCCTTCTTATCATCGGTGCTTTAATTCTCACAT GGTATTCTTATAGCAAAGAGAAGTTACAGAATTCAAG CCTCGTCAGTTTGGCCAAGCCCCCTCCCTCGGGGTTAGCAAACACAGGAGCAGAAGGAATGCGCTCGCAGGAAAACATCTATATCATTGAGGAGAACATATATGAAATGGAAGATCCGTATGAATACTACTGCTATGTCAACAATGGGCAGCAATCCTGA
- the HAVCR2 gene encoding hepatitis A virus cellular receptor 2 isoform X1, whose translation MLCSYLVFPGNQRDPHTIHFTQTITSLEMLQASLYLLGVFLTERHVASSECHFLFVESMVSPLPFDCVLLGLLLLTGSLEGVYVAEVGQNADLPCVYSPTTSEALVPVCWGRGSCPVFECHSMVLSTDGRSLKYQTSNRYQLKRNIHKGDVSLTIENVTLADGGTYCCRIQFPGIMNDKKLNLELVIKPAKVTSAPTPRRDSTAAFPWILTTKGHGAETQTLEALHDKQQTQIPTLANELQDAGATTRIGVYIGAGVSAGLALLLIIGALILTWYSYSKEKLQNSSLVSLAKPPPSGLANTGAEGMRSQENIYIIEENIYEMEDPYEYYCYVNNGQQS comes from the exons ATGCTGTGTTCCTACCTTGTGTTCCCTGGTAACCAGCGGGACCCACACACCATCCATTTCACACAGACGATTACTTCATTGGAGATGCTCCAGGCCTCTCTCTACTTGCTGGGAGTTTTCTTGACCGAGAGACACGTTGCTTCCTCCGAGTGTCACTTCCTCTTCGTTG AATCCATGGTTTCACCTCTTCCCTTTGACTGCGTCCTGCTGGGTCTGCTACTACTCACAG GGTCTTTGGAAGGGGTATACGTAGCTGAAGTGGGTCAGAATGCTGATCTGCCCTGCGTCTACTCTCCAACCACTTCTGAAGCTCTTGTGCCCGTCTGCTGGGGCAGGGGATCCTGTCCTGTGTTCGAATGTCATAGTATGGTGCTCAGCACAGATGGAAGGAGCTTGAAATATCAGACCTCCAACAGATACCAGTTAAAGAGGAATATCCACAAGGGAGATGTGTCCTTGACTATAGAGAACGTGACTCTAGCCGACGGTGGGACCTATTGTTGCCGGATCCAATTCCCAGGCATAatgaatgataaaaaattaaacctGGAGTTGGTCATCAAACCAG CCAAGGTCACCTCTGCTCCGACGCCACGGAGAGACTCCACTGCAGCCTTTCCGTGGATCCTCACCACCAAGGGACATGGCGCAG AGACACAGACACTGGAGGCTCTCCATGATAAACAACAAACT CAAATACCCACATTGGCTAATGAGTTACAAGACGCTGGTGCGACCACCAGAATAGGCGTCTACATCGGAGCAGGGGTCTCTGCTGGACTGGCTCTCCTTCTTATCATCGGTGCTTTAATTCTCACAT GGTATTCTTATAGCAAAGAGAAGTTACAGAATTCAAG CCTCGTCAGTTTGGCCAAGCCCCCTCCCTCGGGGTTAGCAAACACAGGAGCAGAAGGAATGCGCTCGCAGGAAAACATCTATATCATTGAGGAGAACATATATGAAATGGAAGATCCGTATGAATACTACTGCTATGTCAACAATGGGCAGCAATCCTGA
- the HAVCR2 gene encoding hepatitis A virus cellular receptor 2 isoform X3, giving the protein MLCSYLVFPGNQRDPHTIHFTQTITSLEMLQASLYLLGVFLTERHVASSECHFLFVESMVSPLPFDCVLLGLLLLTGSLEGVYVAEVGQNADLPCVYSPTTSEALVPVCWGRGSCPVFECHSMVLSTDGRSLKYQTSNRYQLKRNIHKGDVSLTIENVTLADGGTYCCRIQFPGIMNDKKLNLELVIKPAKVTSAPTPRRDSTAAFPWILTTKGHGAETQTLEALHDKQQTQIPTLANELQDAGATTRIGVYIGAGVSAGLALLLIIGALILTSSSVWPSPLPRG; this is encoded by the exons ATGCTGTGTTCCTACCTTGTGTTCCCTGGTAACCAGCGGGACCCACACACCATCCATTTCACACAGACGATTACTTCATTGGAGATGCTCCAGGCCTCTCTCTACTTGCTGGGAGTTTTCTTGACCGAGAGACACGTTGCTTCCTCCGAGTGTCACTTCCTCTTCGTTG AATCCATGGTTTCACCTCTTCCCTTTGACTGCGTCCTGCTGGGTCTGCTACTACTCACAG GGTCTTTGGAAGGGGTATACGTAGCTGAAGTGGGTCAGAATGCTGATCTGCCCTGCGTCTACTCTCCAACCACTTCTGAAGCTCTTGTGCCCGTCTGCTGGGGCAGGGGATCCTGTCCTGTGTTCGAATGTCATAGTATGGTGCTCAGCACAGATGGAAGGAGCTTGAAATATCAGACCTCCAACAGATACCAGTTAAAGAGGAATATCCACAAGGGAGATGTGTCCTTGACTATAGAGAACGTGACTCTAGCCGACGGTGGGACCTATTGTTGCCGGATCCAATTCCCAGGCATAatgaatgataaaaaattaaacctGGAGTTGGTCATCAAACCAG CCAAGGTCACCTCTGCTCCGACGCCACGGAGAGACTCCACTGCAGCCTTTCCGTGGATCCTCACCACCAAGGGACATGGCGCAG AGACACAGACACTGGAGGCTCTCCATGATAAACAACAAACT CAAATACCCACATTGGCTAATGAGTTACAAGACGCTGGTGCGACCACCAGAATAGGCGTCTACATCGGAGCAGGGGTCTCTGCTGGACTGGCTCTCCTTCTTATCATCGGTGCTTTAATTCTCACAT CCTCGTCAGTTTGGCCAAGCCCCCTCCCTCGGGGTTAG
- the HAVCR2 gene encoding hepatitis A virus cellular receptor 2 isoform X4 gives MVSPLPFDCVLLGLLLLTGSLEGVYVAEVGQNADLPCVYSPTTSEALVPVCWGRGSCPVFECHSMVLSTDGRSLKYQTSNRYQLKRNIHKGDVSLTIENVTLADGGTYCCRIQFPGIMNDKKLNLELVIKPAKVTSAPTPRRDSTAAFPWILTTKGHGAETQTLEALHDKQQTQIPTLANELQDAGATTRIGVYIGAGVSAGLALLLIIGALILTWYSYSKEKLQNSSLVSLAKPPPSGLANTGAEGMRSQENIYIIEENIYEMEDPYEYYCYVNNGQQS, from the exons ATGGTTTCACCTCTTCCCTTTGACTGCGTCCTGCTGGGTCTGCTACTACTCACAG GGTCTTTGGAAGGGGTATACGTAGCTGAAGTGGGTCAGAATGCTGATCTGCCCTGCGTCTACTCTCCAACCACTTCTGAAGCTCTTGTGCCCGTCTGCTGGGGCAGGGGATCCTGTCCTGTGTTCGAATGTCATAGTATGGTGCTCAGCACAGATGGAAGGAGCTTGAAATATCAGACCTCCAACAGATACCAGTTAAAGAGGAATATCCACAAGGGAGATGTGTCCTTGACTATAGAGAACGTGACTCTAGCCGACGGTGGGACCTATTGTTGCCGGATCCAATTCCCAGGCATAatgaatgataaaaaattaaacctGGAGTTGGTCATCAAACCAG CCAAGGTCACCTCTGCTCCGACGCCACGGAGAGACTCCACTGCAGCCTTTCCGTGGATCCTCACCACCAAGGGACATGGCGCAG AGACACAGACACTGGAGGCTCTCCATGATAAACAACAAACT CAAATACCCACATTGGCTAATGAGTTACAAGACGCTGGTGCGACCACCAGAATAGGCGTCTACATCGGAGCAGGGGTCTCTGCTGGACTGGCTCTCCTTCTTATCATCGGTGCTTTAATTCTCACAT GGTATTCTTATAGCAAAGAGAAGTTACAGAATTCAAG CCTCGTCAGTTTGGCCAAGCCCCCTCCCTCGGGGTTAGCAAACACAGGAGCAGAAGGAATGCGCTCGCAGGAAAACATCTATATCATTGAGGAGAACATATATGAAATGGAAGATCCGTATGAATACTACTGCTATGTCAACAATGGGCAGCAATCCTGA